A single window of Candidatus Rhabdochlamydia oedothoracis DNA harbors:
- a CDS encoding exodeoxyribonuclease V subunit gamma has product MKSCKEEISCPSIALPCTFSQNIESLADKLKQDLIASSTHPFSKKIIITPSQSIKEYLIGFFAKELEIVTGIQFLSLKQAINEWLFPFGKKMPDSIEISLVLEEIIEQSWQKDEMSKLYSYIACEEKSKRSKRIIGLSDQLSNIFEEYGAYGLHFLPIWIKKSGWQQTLWNQIFSSYPNWTYPLEATQFLQTQTRSIFVFGFSFLPLSYLKILKQVGSLFYFFSPCELFWEDVHTDRERSYLRKKLAQRGISIEKREELNHYDAAAHPLLANWGKLGRALLKNLDLFSLTSTEIYELKKESNNLQKLQEQILCFERTKPISQADSSLQLHSAPTKLREVEVLFDILTTLIQKNSISLDQIIVLAPDITLYASYIEMIFANHPLPYTIENVPIFSNSTAHGFLLLKKVLDESFSLNSIYALLEETIFCAKQGWSLDRSKQIKQWLKTASIRQEEEACNWDAGISRLLLGIVTLEPLESHWPIDVIALTDIELFSDFLCVFTSLQQDLSPLRSEKMTIGSWLLYIEALLLKYFDVENNEFLREIKQLQKRSQNLSLLHNYESIERIMDRLLRKKTKFQKTQHLRQIHFRSLQEGCIYPSQVIWMLGMNEELIPRMLQSSSLSELSQNPGLDYIPTCAEQDRYLLLEALFSAQKHLLFSYERIDSKDQKPKGCSFLIEELQACVALQIIDHPNLPFDSIYFQDHSQIKKSQIDYQAAKSYYFPNSQNKPFLAQDQTQPVTIPIIDVKQLYKLAKNPIRFFCQDVFQIFLEKEEPAGDFLFSNYQKAIFTKEVRTRPLHELLAQLEAQGKLPIGLFKDLALKKLQSEVAQMQKTLLHFDLQLNSLFSVSLSKECRKIEQLKCGNWIVPAIEIPFENQKIHIIGTLTDLSIKGLISKESNHLEGLIQIWPIYLIYLVLQSEMNMKASLFSLKDDSCLPLEIKDPISSMQKYLSYFFYARQTISPLKTNWAKALLLGTKSDFEKILLDENQLSTRIQDAYEKWLERRGFCFDAQETWNYWTPIFQSVFSELIGSL; this is encoded by the coding sequence ATGAAATCTTGTAAAGAAGAGATCTCTTGTCCTTCAATAGCTCTACCTTGTACATTTAGCCAAAATATAGAAAGTCTTGCCGATAAACTAAAACAAGATCTAATTGCTTCTTCGACACATCCCTTTAGTAAAAAAATCATTATCACACCTAGTCAATCCATTAAGGAATATCTAATTGGTTTTTTTGCAAAAGAGCTGGAAATTGTTACAGGAATCCAATTTCTTTCTTTAAAACAGGCCATCAATGAATGGCTATTTCCTTTTGGGAAAAAAATGCCGGATTCTATAGAAATTTCTCTGGTACTAGAAGAGATTATCGAACAATCTTGGCAAAAAGATGAAATGAGCAAACTGTATTCCTATATCGCTTGTGAAGAGAAGTCTAAAAGAAGTAAGAGAATTATAGGTCTTAGCGATCAACTGTCTAATATATTTGAAGAATATGGTGCCTATGGACTACATTTTTTACCTATCTGGATCAAGAAATCAGGTTGGCAACAAACATTGTGGAATCAAATATTCTCTTCTTACCCTAACTGGACCTATCCTCTAGAAGCTACTCAATTTTTGCAAACACAGACTAGATCCATTTTTGTATTTGGGTTTTCTTTTCTCCCTCTTTCTTATTTAAAAATACTCAAACAAGTCGGGTCTCTTTTTTATTTCTTCTCTCCTTGTGAGCTCTTTTGGGAAGATGTTCATACAGATCGCGAAAGGTCCTACTTACGAAAAAAACTAGCTCAAAGAGGAATCAGCATTGAGAAAAGAGAAGAACTAAATCATTATGATGCAGCAGCGCATCCTCTCCTAGCTAATTGGGGAAAGCTAGGAAGAGCTCTTTTAAAAAACCTCGACCTCTTTTCCTTAACAAGCACAGAAATCTACGAGTTAAAAAAAGAAAGTAACAACCTACAAAAATTGCAAGAACAGATTCTTTGCTTTGAGCGCACAAAACCCATCTCCCAAGCCGATTCTTCCCTACAATTACATAGCGCTCCTACAAAACTTCGCGAAGTAGAAGTCCTTTTTGATATTCTTACAACTCTTATACAAAAAAATTCTATTTCTCTTGATCAAATCATCGTATTAGCTCCTGATATAACATTGTACGCCTCTTATATCGAAATGATTTTTGCAAATCATCCACTACCTTATACCATAGAAAATGTACCTATTTTTTCTAATAGCACAGCTCACGGTTTTCTTTTACTAAAGAAAGTACTAGATGAAAGCTTTTCTCTAAATTCTATTTATGCCTTGTTAGAAGAAACGATCTTTTGTGCAAAACAAGGATGGAGTCTTGATCGGTCTAAACAAATTAAACAGTGGTTAAAAACAGCTTCTATTCGTCAAGAAGAAGAGGCTTGTAATTGGGATGCTGGTATTTCTCGTCTTTTACTAGGCATTGTTACTCTAGAACCTTTAGAGTCTCACTGGCCTATAGATGTGATTGCTCTTACAGATATAGAGCTTTTTTCCGACTTTTTGTGCGTATTTACGTCTTTACAACAGGATTTATCGCCCTTGCGATCTGAAAAAATGACTATTGGATCGTGGCTATTATATATAGAAGCCCTTTTATTAAAGTATTTTGATGTAGAAAATAATGAGTTTTTACGAGAAATCAAACAGCTGCAAAAAAGATCTCAAAACCTCTCTCTTTTGCATAATTACGAGAGCATAGAACGCATTATGGATCGGCTACTTCGTAAAAAAACCAAATTCCAAAAAACACAACATTTAAGACAAATCCATTTCCGTTCTTTACAAGAAGGCTGTATCTATCCTTCCCAAGTGATTTGGATGTTAGGGATGAACGAAGAGCTCATTCCTCGAATGCTCCAAAGCTCTTCTTTATCAGAACTATCCCAAAACCCAGGATTGGATTATATCCCTACATGCGCAGAGCAAGATCGTTATCTATTATTAGAAGCGCTCTTTTCTGCTCAAAAGCATCTTTTATTCAGCTATGAGAGAATAGATTCTAAAGATCAAAAACCCAAAGGGTGTTCTTTTCTCATAGAAGAGCTGCAAGCCTGTGTAGCGCTGCAAATCATCGACCATCCAAATCTGCCTTTTGACTCTATCTACTTTCAAGATCATTCTCAGATAAAAAAATCACAAATCGATTATCAAGCAGCTAAATCTTATTATTTTCCTAACTCACAAAATAAACCTTTTCTTGCACAAGATCAGACACAACCTGTAACGATTCCAATAATTGATGTAAAACAGCTGTACAAGCTAGCCAAAAATCCCATTCGGTTTTTCTGCCAGGATGTCTTTCAGATATTCTTAGAAAAAGAAGAGCCTGCTGGTGATTTTTTATTTTCTAACTATCAAAAAGCTATTTTCACTAAAGAAGTGCGTACAAGACCTTTACATGAACTACTTGCGCAATTAGAAGCTCAAGGCAAACTTCCTATTGGATTGTTCAAAGACCTTGCTCTGAAAAAATTACAGTCAGAAGTAGCTCAAATGCAAAAAACCCTTCTACATTTTGACCTACAACTAAATTCTCTTTTTTCTGTTAGCCTATCTAAAGAATGTAGAAAAATAGAGCAGCTTAAGTGTGGTAATTGGATAGTTCCTGCTATTGAAATCCCTTTTGAAAATCAAAAGATTCATATCATTGGAACATTAACAGATCTATCAATAAAAGGACTTATTTCTAAAGAATCTAATCATTTAGAAGGTTTGATTCAAATATGGCCTATTTATCTGATTTATTTGGTTCTACAATCGGAAATGAATATGAAAGCCTCCTTGTTTTCTTTGAAAGACGACTCTTGTTTACCTCTGGAAATTAAGGACCCTATTTCATCTATGCAAAAATATCTTAGTTATTTTTTTTACGCTCGTCAAACTATCTCTCCTCTTAAAACCAATTGGGCTAAAGCTCTGCTTTTAGGGACTAAAAGCGATTTCGAAAAAATTCTCCTAGATGAGAATCAACTTTCCACAAGAATACAAGACGCGTATGAAAAATGGTTAGAGCGTCGTGGATTTTGTTTTGACGCCCAAGAAACCTGGAACTATTGGACTCCTATATTCCAAAGTGTATTTTCTGAACTCATTGGTTCTCTATGA
- a CDS encoding MFS transporter — MACLNLAQALGVVNDNIFKFTMVFLLIETLGDMKASFILSATGAIYVIPFLLFSSYAGILADRLSKQKLLVFMKGIEVLAMGIAIVAFAARVPWLCYSLLFILAVHSAVMSPSKYGMIPELVSQHMVPRANGLITSASYLAIIFGTFLASFLTEKTHSQFTWIACICFMIALGGFFAALGIKKTPAQATRIKAHPFFLKEIYYTLKIASLTPHLVTAIFSSAFFLFIGAFTQLNVIPFAIQTLHLSKIAGGYLFLVSALGIAAGAFLAGKLSKYKTSLGLSCVACLGIAINFLFLSITTSLPLVVISLILIGAFGGLFAVPFDTFIQLNSKDERRGQMIAAANFFSFTGVFIASLLLYVFSQFLELSSASGFAAVAALTLLVFLVLISRLSEFFFSFVAKVFFFFSSPCRTEFSALEINLSSIFILEKPSFRKAFFLASKFPMMHFLFPSNRSKQPWYYRFVYSLHAAPKGLDIRELIAYAQTQLLPERPICLFFRKTFQIPTAAIYGWIELFQTEPLVFFVRFYKEKTGWVCKLEKKD; from the coding sequence TTGGCCTGTTTAAATTTAGCTCAAGCGCTAGGGGTTGTGAATGATAATATTTTTAAATTCACAATGGTGTTTTTGCTGATTGAAACTTTAGGGGATATGAAAGCAAGTTTTATTCTTTCAGCAACGGGTGCCATTTACGTAATCCCCTTTTTACTTTTTTCTTCTTATGCGGGAATTTTAGCAGATCGCCTAAGCAAGCAGAAGTTGCTTGTTTTTATGAAGGGAATTGAAGTTCTTGCAATGGGTATTGCTATTGTTGCTTTTGCAGCAAGAGTCCCTTGGCTCTGTTACAGTCTTTTATTTATTTTAGCTGTTCACAGCGCTGTGATGAGCCCTTCTAAATACGGAATGATCCCAGAGCTTGTTTCCCAGCATATGGTTCCCCGAGCAAATGGATTAATTACCTCAGCATCCTATCTTGCTATTATTTTTGGCACTTTTTTGGCTTCTTTTTTAACAGAAAAGACTCATAGCCAATTTACTTGGATTGCTTGTATTTGTTTTATGATTGCACTGGGAGGTTTTTTTGCTGCTTTAGGCATTAAAAAAACACCAGCGCAAGCGACAAGAATAAAGGCCCATCCTTTTTTTTTAAAAGAGATTTACTATACCTTGAAAATCGCCTCTTTGACACCCCATTTAGTTACAGCGATTTTTAGTTCAGCATTTTTTTTATTTATTGGTGCTTTTACACAACTTAACGTAATTCCTTTTGCCATCCAAACCCTGCATTTAAGCAAGATTGCAGGGGGGTATTTATTTTTGGTTTCTGCTTTAGGGATTGCTGCAGGGGCTTTTTTGGCAGGGAAACTCTCCAAATATAAAACATCTTTAGGACTCTCTTGTGTAGCTTGCTTGGGCATTGCGATTAATTTTTTGTTTTTATCGATTACCACAAGTTTACCTCTTGTTGTTATCTCTCTAATTTTAATTGGTGCATTTGGGGGATTATTTGCTGTACCTTTTGACACATTTATTCAACTCAATAGCAAAGATGAAAGAAGAGGACAAATGATTGCAGCTGCTAATTTTTTTAGCTTTACAGGAGTATTTATTGCTTCTCTTCTTCTGTATGTATTTAGTCAATTTTTAGAACTCTCTTCTGCTAGTGGTTTTGCTGCTGTTGCAGCGCTTACCCTTCTGGTTTTTTTGGTTTTAATCTCTCGATTATCTGAATTTTTCTTTTCTTTTGTAGCAAAAGTATTCTTCTTTTTTTCTTCTCCGTGTCGTACGGAGTTTTCCGCTTTGGAGATAAATCTTTCTTCAATATTCATTTTAGAAAAGCCTTCTTTTCGCAAAGCTTTTTTTTTAGCAAGCAAGTTTCCCATGATGCATTTTCTTTTTCCTTCCAACAGATCTAAACAGCCTTGGTACTATCGCTTTGTATATTCATTACATGCAGCTCCTAAGGGTCTAGATATAAGAGAGCTGATTGCTTATGCACAAACACAACTTCTTCCAGAAAGACCTATTTGCTTATTTTTTAGAAAAACTTTTCAGATTCCCACAGCGGCTATATATGGATGGATTGAGTTATTTCAAACCGAACCCCTGGTCTTTTTCGTCCGTTTTTACAAAGAAAAAACAGGTTGGGTGTGCAAATTAGAAAAAAAAGATTAA
- the rpsT gene encoding 30S ribosomal protein S20, giving the protein MANEKKDKKEKRPSAEKRNIQSKKRNLCNRVLKARVGSASRSLKEALAQKDASFIQEKLSEVYSLMDKGVKKGVFKINKASRLKARLSTAAKKASV; this is encoded by the coding sequence ATGGCAAATGAAAAAAAAGACAAGAAAGAAAAGCGCCCTAGCGCAGAGAAACGCAATATACAAAGCAAAAAGCGCAATCTATGCAATCGCGTGCTTAAAGCAAGAGTTGGTAGCGCTTCAAGATCTTTAAAAGAAGCCCTTGCTCAAAAAGATGCTTCTTTCATTCAAGAAAAACTTAGTGAAGTCTATAGTTTAATGGATAAAGGGGTTAAAAAAGGGGTCTTTAAAATCAACAAAGCCAGTCGCCTAAAAGCCCGTTTAAGCACAGCAGCGAAAAAAGCTTCTGTATAA
- a CDS encoding RNA polymerase sigma factor: MSKGLFNNLFTQQHQQKVEELVAIAKEQGYITYEEINEILPMTFDSAEQIDQVLIFLSGMDIQILNQVEVERQKERKKEAKELEGLPKRSEITSDDPVRMYLKEMGSVPLLTREEEVEISKRIEKAQIQIEKIIMRFRYSTRETISIANYLISSKERFDKIISEKEVEDKNNYVTVLPKLCMLLRQEDQILENLLRELYSTEEKKIDKVKLAEEIEKCRIRTQAYLRRMHFRHNIIEDFGEVILNAYERFLILEKEIQELIPRAEKNKFAAGKLRAVRRKLLNRELAAGRTLDEFKKDVRMLQRWMDKSQEAKREMVESNLRLVISIAKKYTNRGLSFLDLIQEGNMGLMKAVEKFEYRRGYKFSTYATWWIRQAVTRAIADQARTIRIPVHMIETINKVLRGAKKLMMETGREPTPEELAVELGITPERVREIYKIAQHPISLQAEVGDGGESQFGDFLEDTAIESPAEATGYAILKDKINEVLATLTDRERTVLMERFGLIDGKPKTLEEVGVRFKVTRERVRQIEAKALRKMRHPTRAKQLQAFLDLLEEE; this comes from the coding sequence ATATCAAAAGGATTATTTAATAATTTGTTTACACAACAGCATCAACAAAAAGTCGAAGAACTTGTCGCTATAGCTAAAGAACAAGGGTATATCACATACGAAGAAATTAATGAAATTTTGCCTATGACATTCGATTCTGCTGAACAGATCGACCAGGTTTTAATTTTTTTAAGCGGTATGGATATTCAAATCCTTAATCAAGTTGAAGTAGAAAGACAAAAAGAGCGGAAAAAAGAGGCAAAGGAGCTAGAAGGATTACCTAAGAGATCTGAGATAACCTCTGATGATCCGGTACGTATGTACCTCAAAGAGATGGGTTCGGTTCCTCTATTGACTAGAGAAGAAGAGGTTGAAATTTCTAAACGCATTGAGAAGGCGCAAATTCAAATAGAAAAAATTATTATGCGTTTTCGTTATTCAACGCGTGAGACCATCTCAATTGCTAACTATCTCATTTCCTCCAAAGAGCGTTTTGATAAAATTATCTCAGAAAAGGAAGTCGAAGACAAAAACAATTATGTAACTGTACTTCCTAAACTATGCATGTTGCTTCGACAAGAAGATCAAATCTTAGAAAATCTTTTGCGTGAGCTTTATAGTACAGAAGAGAAAAAAATCGATAAGGTAAAACTTGCAGAAGAAATCGAAAAGTGTCGCATTCGAACACAAGCTTATTTGAGACGAATGCACTTTCGTCACAATATCATTGAAGATTTTGGCGAGGTGATCCTTAACGCTTACGAGCGATTTCTCATATTGGAAAAAGAGATACAAGAATTAATTCCTCGAGCAGAGAAAAATAAGTTCGCCGCGGGAAAACTGCGTGCAGTAAGGCGTAAACTATTAAATCGTGAGTTAGCTGCAGGGCGCACATTAGATGAATTTAAAAAAGATGTTCGTATGTTGCAGCGCTGGATGGATAAGAGCCAAGAAGCCAAAAGAGAGATGGTGGAATCTAATTTGCGCTTGGTGATTTCTATTGCTAAAAAATACACCAACCGTGGCTTGTCGTTTTTAGATTTGATTCAAGAAGGAAATATGGGATTGATGAAAGCTGTAGAAAAATTTGAGTATCGACGTGGTTATAAGTTTTCTACTTATGCTACTTGGTGGATTCGTCAAGCTGTAACCCGTGCAATCGCTGATCAGGCAAGAACCATCCGCATTCCTGTGCATATGATTGAGACAATTAACAAGGTTTTACGTGGAGCTAAAAAGCTCATGATGGAGACAGGTCGAGAGCCTACCCCTGAGGAACTTGCTGTAGAATTGGGTATAACTCCTGAACGTGTGCGTGAAATTTATAAAATTGCTCAACATCCTATTTCTTTACAAGCAGAGGTTGGAGATGGAGGAGAGAGCCAGTTTGGAGATTTTCTAGAAGATACAGCTATTGAGTCCCCAGCTGAAGCAACGGGCTATGCGATTTTAAAAGATAAAATTAATGAAGTGCTTGCTACTTTGACAGACCGGGAGCGCACAGTATTAATGGAGCGCTTCGGTCTTATCGATGGAAAACCCAAAACCTTAGAAGAAGTAGGAGTGCGTTTTAAAGTTACAAGAGAGCGTGTCAGACAAATTGAAGCAAAAGCGCTACGTAAAATGCGTCATCCCACACGTGCTAAACAATTGCAGGCTTTCTTGGATCTGTTGGAAGAGGAATAA
- a CDS encoding ATP-dependent DNA helicase has product MFIRSAEQFFAAVFSETGLLQKLPRFEIRAGQKEMALLIHNAYQAQEIVCIEAGTGTGKSLAYLLPAIYWAIQHKKRTVISTHTIALQEQLMSKDIPFLLKALQIDLKVSLAKGMNNYLCLKKLKIVEEQILFFPEQEIRLLQASIKTAEEGTRSEMPFKVSQPIWDRISAERDSCDHIRCPYYKECYFFKARRQTLESQLIIVNHHLLLADYKFRLQQVKDSPLPSYEYLIIDEAHHLELIALQSSAERLDKRYLLYLLSRLFSETQPESSLCGLIRKDLLGFNRYSLELQQKIEIDILGQKKVCNLQIEQVFTHDYFSKIDAKYRITDAFKQTSVWKEEILPSLAMLAKELTGLAVIIQDLKQELDQYSEEKLHTYALELHSLKIRLEEEGKKISLFCTNDPSLKRVQWLERTAQNLSYIDANLDIALFLGKQFFTPLHAAVLCSATLTTQNSFSFIKRTLGLDQIDKVVQEKIYPSPFSFDTQALFLVPKDLPLPSDLHFLLHIAQTIEEMIAISQGSVFVLFTSFEMLHDCFQRLQSSYPILKQGDLPRHMLLEKFKQTPGQVLLATDSFWEGVDVPGDALKCVIIVKLPFAVPSDPLHEAYIEAMKQDGKNPFLEYSVPQAIIRFKQGFGRLLRSQQDRGCVICLDHRLISKSYGKLFLNSLPSCKNYFGSKEDVYKEMRTFYENKRNALA; this is encoded by the coding sequence TTGTTCATTCGCTCTGCTGAGCAATTTTTTGCAGCTGTTTTTTCTGAAACAGGGCTGTTACAAAAACTGCCTAGATTTGAAATTCGAGCTGGACAAAAAGAAATGGCTCTTTTGATTCATAATGCTTATCAAGCCCAAGAAATTGTTTGTATTGAAGCAGGAACCGGTACTGGCAAAAGCTTAGCATATCTACTGCCTGCGATCTATTGGGCTATTCAGCATAAAAAACGCACTGTGATTTCCACTCATACTATTGCACTACAAGAGCAATTAATGAGTAAAGATATCCCTTTCTTACTCAAAGCATTGCAGATCGATCTAAAAGTCTCTTTAGCCAAAGGGATGAATAATTATCTATGTTTAAAGAAACTAAAAATAGTAGAAGAGCAGATTTTGTTCTTTCCTGAACAAGAGATTAGACTATTGCAAGCCTCAATTAAAACAGCTGAAGAAGGCACTCGCTCAGAAATGCCATTTAAAGTTTCCCAACCCATTTGGGATAGAATATCGGCAGAGAGGGATAGCTGTGATCACATCCGATGCCCTTACTATAAGGAATGTTATTTCTTCAAAGCTCGCAGGCAAACCTTAGAATCGCAACTTATTATTGTTAACCATCATCTTTTATTAGCGGATTATAAATTTAGATTACAGCAGGTCAAAGATTCTCCTCTTCCTTCTTATGAGTATCTGATCATTGATGAAGCACACCATTTAGAATTAATTGCTCTACAAAGCAGTGCAGAACGATTAGACAAACGCTATCTCTTATATCTTTTGTCTCGTTTGTTTTCAGAAACTCAACCAGAGAGCTCTTTATGTGGGCTAATTAGAAAAGATCTTTTAGGGTTTAATCGCTACTCCTTAGAACTCCAGCAGAAAATAGAAATTGATATACTCGGACAAAAAAAAGTTTGTAATTTACAAATAGAGCAGGTTTTCACGCATGATTATTTTAGTAAAATAGATGCTAAGTATCGCATTACAGATGCCTTTAAACAAACCTCTGTCTGGAAGGAAGAGATCCTGCCATCTCTTGCTATGCTAGCAAAAGAGCTAACAGGGCTTGCTGTTATCATTCAGGATTTAAAGCAAGAGTTAGATCAATACTCGGAAGAAAAGTTACATACATATGCACTAGAGTTGCATTCTCTTAAGATTCGTTTAGAAGAAGAAGGTAAAAAGATTTCCCTGTTTTGTACAAATGATCCGAGCTTAAAAAGAGTACAATGGTTGGAGAGAACCGCTCAGAATCTCTCTTATATAGATGCAAATCTAGATATAGCTCTTTTTTTAGGTAAGCAATTTTTTACTCCTTTACACGCAGCTGTTTTATGTAGCGCAACGCTTACTACGCAAAATAGCTTTTCTTTTATAAAACGTACCTTAGGACTAGATCAAATAGATAAGGTAGTTCAGGAAAAGATCTATCCTTCTCCTTTTTCTTTTGATACCCAAGCGCTTTTTTTGGTTCCCAAAGATTTACCTCTGCCTTCAGATCTACACTTCTTGTTACATATTGCGCAAACAATAGAGGAAATGATAGCAATTAGCCAGGGGAGTGTATTTGTGCTATTTACCTCTTTTGAGATGTTACACGATTGTTTTCAGAGATTGCAGAGCTCCTATCCTATCCTCAAACAAGGGGATCTTCCTCGGCATATGTTGCTTGAAAAATTTAAACAAACCCCAGGGCAGGTTTTGCTAGCCACAGATTCTTTTTGGGAAGGAGTTGATGTTCCAGGAGATGCGCTAAAATGTGTGATTATTGTAAAACTCCCCTTTGCTGTTCCTTCCGATCCTCTGCATGAGGCCTATATAGAAGCGATGAAGCAAGATGGCAAAAATCCTTTTTTGGAATATAGTGTACCCCAGGCAATTATTCGGTTTAAACAAGGTTTTGGAAGACTGCTTAGATCACAGCAAGATAGAGGGTGCGTAATATGCTTAGATCATCGTCTAATAAGCAAATCATACGGCAAGCTTTTCTTAAATAGCCTTCCCTCATGCAAAAATTATTTTGGCTCAAAAGAAGACGTATATAAAGAAATGAGAACTTTTTATGAGAATAAAAGAAATGCTTTAGCGTAA
- a CDS encoding IS30 family transposase encodes MIFNNQTQGETLPKGYHHLTYDQRCQIYILKARGDTSSSIANILKVHHSTISRELKRNKGQRGYRHQQAQEKAFLRKNSQPNKKMTPQIVTRIEEKIKLQWSPIQISGWLKRHGKEHVSHETIYNHIWKDKRQGGQLYRELRHRGKKYNKQRKGASGRGNMPGRIDIKQRPCIVEKKTRLGDWELDTVIGAGHKGVIVSMVERTSKLTKLAKVSHKTAEEVSQALIEQLKPIKDFVHTLTADNGKEFAYHQMVSFELETDFYFATPYHSWERGLNEHTNGLVRQYFPKTQSFLDTTSKDIERVETLLNNRPRKALNFETPLEVFTRLSTNMLCSGAQ; translated from the coding sequence GTGATTTTTAACAATCAAACACAAGGAGAGACCTTGCCTAAAGGCTACCATCACCTAACCTATGACCAAAGATGTCAGATTTATATTTTAAAAGCTAGAGGAGATACATCTAGCTCAATAGCAAACATTCTAAAAGTTCATCATAGCACTATTAGTAGGGAACTTAAGAGAAATAAAGGGCAACGAGGATACCGTCATCAGCAAGCTCAAGAAAAAGCATTTCTTAGAAAAAATTCTCAGCCCAATAAAAAAATGACTCCTCAAATAGTTACCCGTATTGAAGAAAAAATCAAGTTGCAATGGAGCCCTATACAAATATCCGGATGGCTTAAAAGACATGGTAAAGAACATGTTAGTCATGAGACCATCTATAATCATATCTGGAAAGATAAACGACAGGGAGGACAGCTTTATAGAGAGCTCCGTCATCGAGGGAAAAAATATAACAAGCAGAGAAAGGGAGCTTCTGGAAGAGGGAACATGCCTGGTCGTATAGATATTAAGCAACGGCCTTGTATTGTAGAAAAAAAGACTCGTTTAGGAGACTGGGAACTAGATACAGTCATAGGGGCAGGACATAAAGGCGTAATTGTATCAATGGTAGAAAGAACTTCCAAGCTAACTAAGCTCGCCAAAGTTTCTCATAAAACTGCAGAGGAAGTAAGTCAAGCGTTAATTGAACAACTTAAACCTATCAAAGATTTTGTACACACATTAACAGCAGACAACGGAAAAGAATTTGCCTATCACCAAATGGTTAGTTTCGAGCTAGAGACAGACTTCTACTTTGCAACGCCCTACCATTCTTGGGAAAGAGGCTTAAATGAGCATACAAACGGACTAGTTAGGCAATATTTTCCTAAAACACAAAGCTTTTTAGATACGACTTCCAAGGATATAGAAAGGGTGGAAACTTTACTAAATAACAGACCTAGAAAGGCTCTCAACTTCGAAACTCCACTAGAAGTGTTTACGAGATTATCTACAAACATGCTATGCTCGGGTGCACAATAG
- a CDS encoding transposase family protein, which translates to MEGFIHSSSIMMHFSKLPDPRKARNQLYSLHDIISTSILAMLCGQDDYMGFSLGLL; encoded by the coding sequence ATGGAAGGATTCATTCATTCTTCATCTATTATGATGCATTTTTCGAAATTACCAGACCCAAGAAAGGCGCGCAATCAACTATATAGCCTTCATGATATTATCAGCACATCTATCCTAGCCATGCTATGTGGACAAGATGATTACATGGGCTTTAGCTTGGGGCTACTTTAA
- a CDS encoding transposase, giving the protein MSKQGLNEEQFKILEPQMEKWVNRNHYGRKLAPWRPVVNTIFWVLRTGAPWKDAPRNKEFSHPSTAHAWLGRMQSAGFLDQFLEELLKLAEQLGCIDAQRLSVDGFFFQRTRRRRAS; this is encoded by the coding sequence ATGAGCAAGCAAGGATTAAATGAAGAACAGTTTAAAATACTCGAACCTCAAATGGAAAAATGGGTAAATCGTAACCATTATGGAAGAAAATTAGCGCCATGGAGACCTGTAGTGAATACTATTTTCTGGGTGCTTCGGACAGGAGCTCCTTGGAAAGATGCACCTAGAAACAAGGAGTTTTCTCATCCCTCAACAGCACACGCATGGCTTGGAAGAATGCAATCTGCTGGATTTTTAGATCAATTTTTAGAAGAGCTGCTTAAGCTTGCCGAACAGCTGGGGTGTATTGATGCCCAGAGACTCTCTGTAGATGGTTTTTTTTTCCAGCGGACGCGGAGGAGGAGAGCAAGTTGA
- a CDS encoding transposase, with amino-acid sequence MVFFSSGRGGGEQVDYGYKGKGVTSHLLVEKSGKPLAITFTSASGDEKKQVIPLLRKVIPFIKKAWNQGKVPILEADKGYDSEQTRIDVLSHEVFPLIARKRNTKGYKIKGICYLEKQRWVVERTISWLKTCFRRLTVRWERKAIYWNGLLMFGLLGYWMNFLSRQVSLKQ; translated from the coding sequence ATGGTTTTTTTTTCCAGCGGACGCGGAGGAGGAGAGCAAGTTGATTATGGCTACAAAGGTAAAGGCGTGACATCGCATTTACTGGTAGAAAAATCAGGAAAGCCTCTTGCAATCACTTTTACATCAGCATCCGGGGATGAGAAAAAACAAGTGATCCCTCTGCTTAGGAAAGTCATTCCCTTCATTAAAAAAGCATGGAATCAGGGAAAAGTACCCATACTTGAAGCAGATAAAGGTTATGACTCAGAGCAAACACGTATCGATGTTCTTTCCCATGAGGTTTTTCCTCTGATAGCTCGGAAAAGAAACACTAAGGGATATAAGATAAAAGGCATTTGCTACCTTGAAAAGCAACGTTGGGTCGTTGAGAGAACGATTTCTTGGTTAAAGACATGCTTCCGTCGTCTTACAGTGCGCTGGGAAAGAAAGGCAATATATTGGAACGGACTATTAATGTTTGGACTACTGGGATATTGGATGAATTTCTTAAGTCGGCAAGTATCTTTAAAACAGTAA